A stretch of DNA from Kwoniella mangroviensis CBS 8507 chromosome 1 map unlocalized Ctg01, whole genome shotgun sequence:
TGGTTTCTACGTCATttgaaatcaaaatcaatctcTGTCTATTCACTCTAGCTTTCACTTTTATGTAGAGAGGATTATTCTTAGAGGGTATTGATCACTTACCTTTCCAAAGCGTATTCTCTTGATCTGGCAATACAATCTTCCAAAGCCCCCATTACACCCCAACTGATCCCGTACCTAGCATTATTCAAACAACTGAATGGGGATCCCAATCCGCTGGATTTGGGTAAGATCGCATCAGAAGGAATCTTGACGTTATCCATGAATACCGATCCAGTAATTGATGCTCGGAGAGCAAGTTTGTTCTTGATGGCCGGAGCTGATAGACCGGGTGTATCCTATAAGACCGCAACGAAGCATTCAGCCAAATacgattgatcatctggtGTCATAAGTGATGCTGGAACTTTTTGCTTTTTGcaacactcaccttctcaatcAAGAACCCTTTTACTTTGCCTttttcaccatcttccaccaatctAGCCCAGACTACGAAAAGATCCGCAACAGGAGCGTTGGATATCCAAGTTTTACTACCGTTCAACGTCCATCCTTCTGAGGTCTTGGTAGCGGTAGTTTCCatagaagatggatcggatCCATGATTGGGTTCAGTGAGACCCTATTGACATTCATTATCAGTATCCTCACTGGGTCTGATTGAGGGAATCGAGTTAACATACGAAACAACCGATCAATTCTCCCTTTGCTATATTTGATCGTCATTCAGCTAAAGCTCTTCCATTGACCCCTAGAGAATGTCCAGCTCACCTAATTTAGGTAGatatttctctttctgctcTTCCGAACCGAACTCGTTGATAGGGTGCATCACCACTATACCGTTAATCAGCTGAGTGTCTCTGGATCCCGCACGATCGATAGCTGAAATGAGACATACACGATGATTGTACACTCATAGCTGATCTATAACCTGAATCGACCCTATGAACATCCAGTATAAGCTACGAGTCGGAGACCCCTTTCGACAGAATAAGAATCgtgatagctcacctttctaCCTCTCTCGCTATCAGTCCATATGAGACACTCGATACTCCCGcacatccatatccatctaTAGTGGCTCCCAACAATCCTAATTCACCCATCTCACGTAAGATCTTGGGATCGAAATCTTCCTGTTGATCCCAATTGCAAGGATTTTGGAAATCATGAGTCATCTGTGTAAGTCCTACGCATACGAATCATAGACAACGAGGCAGCTTACAGTTCGATAGGCATTGATGACTCGAGGTAAGAGGTTCTCTTGACAGTAATCTCTAGCTGTCTCACTATGATTCAAAACGATATATCATCACACAGCGTCAACCTATTTGCAAAGTtgtatagatgatataaCTCACGATATCTGTTGTTCCTCATCTGTCAAAAGTGATTTCATATCAAGTGGATCCTTCAAAAGAgccatcatcagcttcgatctgaCCTTTCTATCCCCAAGGGGACATGAGGTAGCTCACCTCCCAATCGAATTTAGCGAATTCTGTGATCGAGAGAAGCACCGTTAGTCTATACTCGTTGAATCGCAGGACAGGACATGACAGGGTAGATCTGGGCCTACTATTTGCCATCCCCCTCTTGGATACTACCACACCGCTCTTTTGTAGAGCCGATGCTCGAAGTAGAGGTCGAAGTGATTGTAATCGAGACATGATGGGTGTGTTTAGGATTTGGGCGGTGACTCTTGAGGTTATCCGGAGGTGATAGTATGAACGAGGAAGTTGTCTGTGGGGATATGTACAAGATTGAGAAGCTATGCttgctatatatatagatcGATTCAGTTGATACTGTGAGCAGATGTTCGAGTATAACAGGTGATACGAGTGGACATCCCAACGTGTAAAAGCGCTTGTAacagaacaacaacaacagtCAGTTGCATCTAGTACTCGGTAACTGGCCAATACCATTTAGCCGGGACATGACACACTGAGAGAGAGACAGACATCACCTGCGACTATACTAGCGATACACTTCATGCATTGACACTCAAGACTATcagttgatcatccatcgatcCATCGAGTTGAGATGAGAGGACTGATTCCGATACAAAGCATCAAGACTTCAGTCGTAGCAGCCTTTCAAACATCTTACTTCCTAAAATCATTTCCATGATACCTAGGAAAGTGTGCGCGTCAGAAGACGAGAGCAGCCAGGACAAACATCACCCGATAAACGAAACGAATACATCTCAACAATACTGACTTTTTTCTACTGATACATTACTAGTATGTTAGGAATTTTAGGCATCACCAAATCGATCAGGCATCAACACAGGTCCCAATAGACTCCAAGAGTAAAGAGCGTAACAAAGCCAAGAGCTGATCACTCGCATCCACATGGTAGTCTCTGATCGACCGATGTAAACGTCTGGCTCAGCTACATCGAGAGAGGTGAATGGGTCGGTAGGGTGAGCGACGGGCGACGTTGAGATAATCGCCCTACGATGGCGACGTCAGCATCGGACTTATGCGACAGCATcaggatgactcaccagtCCGTTAATAGACCCGCAACGTACATTGCCGCCATGACAAATATGATGTGGAACCAAGAGTACTGATCAATTATGAAATCTATTAGTAAAGGTTCGTAAATAGTAAGGTAAATGGGGGTTCCACTCACGTTGTACTTTGTaccacctctctcatcatctctctcttcgcCTATTGTggcttcaatctcatcatcatcatcttccggTTCATCTAATACACTAGCAGGCAGAGAGCCAGCATTGACAGCAGCAAGAATCGCTTGAtacctcatctcatcccttcttcctttagGTTGATTCGTAACCATCCTCACTTCACCGTCTTCTTCCGTTGATTCTGTTGGTAAAGCAATCGCTCCTGCTCTGTGACCCTTTCCTACCAACGCTTTGGATTGTGTGGCAGCTCTCGAAGTTGAATAAGCAATAGCCAAGAAAGTAAATAACGCTCCAACGATGACCGTGGTAGTTTTCGTTCCTCCACTTGCATGTAGGGGATTACAgtgtccttcttctttgtgaTTGACTACAGCCGACGCAATAAGGTAAGTACAGTACGCAGCAACCATGGATGCTTGGGTCAAACCGGATTTAGGATTGGCTTCTTGAACTGGATGGGAAATAGCTATGACGGTGACAATGAGtgacaagatcaaattgaaagtgatgaagaaCGTGTTGGTTCCACAACCTGATCCAGCGAAGAAGACGTAGAGAAGAGTCGTAAGGGTTATTGACGCGGCGAACATCCCGAATGTTGATCCGACTAAGATGAATTGCCATAAACTTGATTCACCCCTTTCCCAATTATCTAAACATGTTTCTGACCATGTGTGGGCGAAGTCGACCAAAAGGACTAAACCGATCAGGATGAACAAGCATGCACCGATTGGAGCAATGTATGAGCCGTAGAACATGAAAAATTCGTTGGGGATTAGgaatgataagaaggataagaGGAAGTAAAGCAGGAGCTTAGGTCCCCACCATCTGCAATGATAAAATATAAGCTATCAATTTGGTATCCCGTAAAAGAGAAGCTTACCCGTTCTGGATAGCAGCCCGTTTCGTCTTTGTTGATCTCACTCCGATGAGAGTGGCCGAGAGCAACAAATGGAATAAAGCAAGAGCAAAGCAGAATCGATGGACCTGAGAATTACGACAGAAGATAAGCTGATTTTCGACAACAATAATAAAAGAAAAGCTTACAGCAAGTAGTCCATAACATTTTCCACCCGAAcaatccatcttgatccaatcCCAGCTCAGTTTTTCCAATTGTTTGATAGCTATATCCGTCCGGGATAGGTAGGCCAACATGGATGATAAGGCGAATATCAACTATATATAGTGTACCGTCAGTTTTCTCACCCATATATGCTGCGAAGGTGTTGTTATGACTAACTCCAAATCCTACTCTGGTAGCTATAGATGAATTACAATTACATGATTTACAGAACGCCGAAGCTGCTGTTCCACCTGTTTGACATTCACAGGTCAGCTTTGATTGCTTGCcagaaagaaggaagacatACCCATGAATATCATACATCCCGAGAAGAGCGATGAGCCTATGGCTCCTATACCACCTGTGAGGAAGGGGATCGATAGCAGTGCACCCATTTTGTGAGACAGCGTTTGTGGGTGTTGGATGAAAGAGTAAAGGTTGAAGAGGGTTTATGTGTCAGTCCTAGTGGCAAATAACCCATAACAATCGCACAACGGACCGACGGGTGAAAGCGAAAGGAGCGAGTTAGGCTCGCGGATGGGTTGGCAGGTGGAAGCTGACATCGATGTGCCTATTTCACTTCGGTGACGGGTTCTTCGAAAAATGTTTGAAAGTGAAATGAGCTACCTACCCGTTCTCCATCTAGCATGTAACATCTGTCCGCTACTGGTGGTTATATCTGTCTATCGTTCACTAAACGACTTGCATATATCTGACTTGGTCCCATAGTATTCAAGCAGACATTCGGACTGTGAGTACGCCTCTACCCTCTTACCGTCATCCATGACATCCCTCCTCTTGCATTACAAACTCCCCTTCTCAATGATGCTTGTCACCAAGATATGTTAGACTTCTGCAGAGTGTTCATTTACTCACAGTAGATACCCATTATCTGACTTCTGAGATATCACAATTTTCTTATTCTTTAAAACCTGTAATCAAGCTAGGTAATTTGGACACGACGCTGACATGCTCATTCTCCAGGCAATATGGCTCCGGTCGCTGTACCAACTCTAGAGGATTTGAGTATatcggagaagaaggaagagaagaaacctgATGTGGTagataacgaagatgaagaaggagacgaggaagatgatgtagaaggtgatgatgcaCCTGAATCAGGAGGTCAGCTGCCTGCAACCAACCTCACGTGGGAgaaatcaagctgacttacctccAACAACGTAGATGCtaagaaaaagaagaagaagaagaagtgtGAGCTTCTCCTTCACTTTTCACCAACTggtgatcaagctgacaaaTAACCACATTTtagcgaagaagaagaaatctgcTACCGTCACTCAATCTGAACCACCTCGAGTCGGATTGAGTAAGATATACAAGAACGGTGTATACCCCATAGCCGAGGAAGTGGAATACAAGAATGAGTCAGCTGCCCTGTTGGCCACCATCTTTTTAGACGAATGATGACAGCTGACATGAGTAACTCTGGTACAGTACGACATCTCGAATAACATCCGccgagatgagggagaaagaaCGTCTAGCTCAAGAAGACCCTTCGACCCGATACTCAAATATAcgtaaaggtggtgaagtTCATCGACAAGTCCGTTCATATGTACAGAAAAACATCAAACCAGGTATGAAGATGACTGAAATTGCCGAAATGGTCGAGAACGGTACGAGAGcgttggtggaggagaacGGATTCGAGAGTGGGATAGGGTTCCCAACGGGTTTGAGTGTGAATGAAGTTGCTGCTCACTATACACCTAATCCTGGAGATAacaagagtgagtatcaatCATATCTAAGCATTCAAATGTGCGTTGATTGAGCGGAATCCAACTAATCTCGCCTGAATGTGATTGTAGTACTGCAGAAAGGGGATGTCTTGAAGGTAGATTTCGGTGTACATGTGAATGGTCGAATTGTCGATTCGGCATTCACTATGAATTTTGGTGATCCATCTTGGGACAAGTTGTTAGAAGCTGTGAAGGATGCCACAAATACAGGTATAAGTGTGAGTCATCTATCATGGTCCGTGACCCATTGCACTTTTAGCTGATATCCTTTGTAATGTGTGAAATAGGAAGCCGGTATTGATGTGCGATTATGCGATATTGGAGAACGTATACAGGAAGTGATGGAATCTTACGAAGTAGAAGTGAACGGTAAAACATATCCTGTCAAATCGATGACCAACCTCAACGGTCACTCGATAACACCATACAGTATCCACGGAGCGAGAGGTGATCTACCAGGGAAATCAGTACCGATCGTTAAACAGCATGGATCGAATATAGATACTCAGcgaatggaagaaggagaatattTCGCAATTGAGACATTTGGTTCGACTGGTAAtggaagagtggaagaacaaggtgcTTGTTCACATTACGCTTTGGCTCAGCACGCTCCTGAAAGATATACTGGACAGTGAGTAGCATTTCAGCTTTTCCAGAGCCATCAATCTTTGAAAGTAAGATAGCTGATCAGAGCGTTCACTTTGGCGGGAAACAGCCATCAATCTGCTAAAACCCTTTTGGcttcgatcaagaggaattTCGGCTCCCTACCTTTCTGCAGAAGGTATCTTGAACATGTAGGAGAGAAAAACTACTTGCTTGCTGTAAGCTTCCTGTTTCACTCGGCCTTgagaaacaagctgacataGATTGATGTAGTTGAATACATTGGTAAAAGAGGGAATCGTTTTGGATTACCCACCTTTAGTCGACTTGAAGCCTGGTGCTATGACTGCTCAATTTGTGAGTTTTCACATCTTCTCCTGGCAGAGCCATGTGTGGCTGACATACGATGATACAGGAACATACTATCCTATTGAGACCCACATGTAAAGAAGTCGTCTCCAGAGGTGATGATTATTAGTTTCCGAGATTGTGATCTGGAGGAAGGGGATTATATACTGTCAATCTTGTATTTTTATATGCTTTACCATAGCTGATAGCTCCATATGCACTACTTATTGCGTATCATTCTTTGTTCTGCTGCACGACTATCAGAGCTGAGAAACGTAAATCATGATTTCATATATGAGATAGATTACTGTACAAAATCGTCGGATGGTAAATCGATCGTTCCCTTGTATTAATCAAAAACCAAACGTATAACCTAACAACAAAATCATACAGAACCCAACTACACAACCTATGATCAACGtatctctcctccttctagTTCTTATAGCAGTAATCAAAGAATTTATACCTGGCATTTGGGAAAGGACGCCACCCATCCTTGAATCGATGGATGCGAGGAGTGAACGTTGTTGAGCGAAATCTTCTCTTGTAGCGTATGCTTGACTGTATGATTACAGAATAACGAGATGAGTCTTATGATttcgaaaaaaaaaaaataaaaaaaaTCGGTGGATGATAGACTCACTTTAACgtatcatccatcattctaTGACTGGAATCGATCCTACTTCTATCTTGGAGCAACGCATCTGTCTGAGAGTTTGTAGCTGATTTGTAATCACTGAAACATAATATGCAAAATGAATCAGCTGTGTTGATTATCAACTCAAAGATGTAGCTTTACTAAACTCAAattgatatactcacttgatatcctttCTCACTGATCCCAATAGATTCGACCTTCTTATACTCTGTTCCACATTACCCTattgaaaatcaaaatcaaatcagcgTATCGCTCCTGATTTTAGACCAGGATGGCTTGGCAGACATTGACCTGCGACGTGGTATAGTCGAGAATATTATTTATGACTCACCCTCGTCCTCAAGAAATCCCTCCTGTAATCATCCATATTATCTCGATGTCGCTGAGCAGCATGTTGCATCGATGCGGAAGGtggttgagaaggtgagttgatcaggGTTGATAAGTCATCTATCGCTTGTTCGAGCTATGCATATACATGTACAGTCATCAGCTCAATGTCTCAACGACCACCCTTGATAGATACCATTCAAGCACTGATTTTCTCATCCATTAACAGTGAGGTCCATTGTACAGTGAACAGTCAAGTGTGACCAATGATCTTGGCAAGATGACCATAAGCACATTGAATAAacgatctcactcaccttccctaGGAGctcctcaatctcctcttctaccaactTATAACCCCCGACTCCATcgccatcttcctccaatcctGCCCCCGACGAAGAGGTACTACCTCCCTGACGGGCGATGGTCGCTGCCAGTTTCGAGTAAGTCGACAATTTACTGTCTAACGCTGTTTCCAGAGCTCGTGCGTGCCGCCGGGCGTTGTCCCATGTTGGTGCTGCCATGTTGAGGTCTCTGAGGGTATCGAGTGATGGTCAGTGAGGAGTGCTGTATGTGATCAACCTGACAGCTAAGGAGGTTGGACGTTGATGCGTAGAGCATAGCCGAGCGAGCGATATGTCGTGAGTGGGTTACCTATATAAATAGTACAGTATGTACCATATATGATTCAACGTGTCGCGTGTCATGTCTCGacgaaatcaaagatatcgatgacACCCTAgcctccatctccatctcatctcatgtcCATCCAACAAAGACAAACATCGTCTTACTTAGCCAGCTGGCCTACCAACCTACCTGACGAAGTCTTACAAACCCAAACGGAAAcgaacagaaagaaagaaaggaaggaacgaCGAGCAACATGATATCACGTCGGACGATACTATCTTCTTTGGCGCTGGGATTACTGGGAGCAGCTCAGGTGTCAGCTACCGCTCTGACGGCCATGTTGGGCGCGAACGAGAGGAGTTGTTATTATGCTGATGTAGATGGAATAGGGGAGAAAGTAGGTAAGTATACATCATtttcaatatcatcatccttcagCGAAGGATATGCATACCATATATTATAATATGGAATTGGAACTTGgaccttccacctctatATGTCAGAGTATCGTCAATGAAGCTTTATGAAAGCTCACTATCATCATTCACAGGGTTCTACTTTGCCGTACAATCAGGTGGTAATTTCGAGATAGACTATGTAGTGATGGATCCAGACGATAAAGTGATATTGGAAGGTGTTGCTGAGAAACAGGGTGATTACATCTTCACAGCgaatcaggtgagtgatacctgTTCCCTTTCAACTGTCCATTTATCTGAGATTTGAAGATAATCATTATGCTGAGTCATCTGGATAACTTGTATAGGTCGGAGAGTACTCATTCTGTTTCGAGAACGAGGCATACACTTCAGATAAATTACTTGATTTCGAGTGAGTCAACAATCTCTCAAGATGATTCTCCTGTGCGAataccgatgatgataatctaTCAAAATAGTATAATGGTTGAATCCGAACCTCGTAGAAT
This window harbors:
- a CDS encoding methionine aminopeptidase, type II translates to MAPVAVPTLEDLSISEKKEEKKPDVVDNEDEEGDEEDDVEGDDAPESGDAKKKKKKKKSKKKKSATVTQSEPPRVGLSKIYKNGVYPIAEEVEYKNDTTSRITSAEMREKERLAQEDPSTRYSNIRKGGEVHRQVRSYVQKNIKPGMKMTEIAEMVENGTRALVEENGFESGIGFPTGLSVNEVAAHYTPNPGDNKILQKGDVLKVDFGVHVNGRIVDSAFTMNFGDPSWDKLLEAVKDATNTGISEAGIDVRLCDIGERIQEVMESYEVEVNGKTYPVKSMTNLNGHSITPYSIHGARGDLPGKSVPIVKQHGSNIDTQRMEEGEYFAIETFGSTGNGRVEEQGACSHYALAQHAPERYTGHHQSAKTLLASIKRNFGSLPFCRRYLEHVGEKNYLLALNTLVKEGIVLDYPPLVDLKPGAMTAQFEHTILLRPTCKEVVSRGDDY